The bacterium DNA window GTTGGGCGAAAACGGTGTTCCAAATCTCTCTCGTTGGGGACACCACTGCCGTTGCGGAAGTGGTGAACCCTCCGGGATGGTTGGAGGTCGGGCCAGCGATTGCATCGCTGCCCTTCGTAGCAAATCCCGTTGGGGACGCCAGTCTGCCCGTTAGGACAAGCCGGCTTGTGGCGGAACGGTCATCTGCGCCAGCGCGTTCTTGAACTCCGACAGGTCCTTGTCGAGCACGTCGCCCACGAGACAGTTAATGAGCGCGCCGCGCTGCTCGGGAAAGCGCTGCAGGAAGGCCCTGAAACTGAACTCGGTGTCGTAGAAGGCGAGGATCAGTCGCCAGATGACGTCGACCCCAGCCATCAACGGCGGCTCGAAACGATCCAACCGGGAAACGGAGCAATCGCCCTCAGCCAGAGCCTCGCATACGCAGCCGGCTGCCAGCTCAGCGGACGCCAAGGCCAGGTACAGGCCCGAAGAGTAGATCGGATCGAGGAAGGCCCGCGCGTCACCGAGCATCAGCCATCCATCACCACAGGTCTGCCGATTCACGTAGGCCAGCCGCCGGGAGCCGCGGATCGGACCGACCCGCTCCGCTTGGATGAGGCGCTCCTGCAGCGGGCGACACGCCTCGCTCTCGAGAAGGAAGGACTGCTCGCGATTGCTCTCGCCCGTGAACAGGTGGCGCGGGTCGTCGACGATACCGACGCTGACGATATCGTTCGGTAGCGGGATGTACCAGAACCACCCCCCACGGGGTATCGTGAAGATCGTCGTCTCGCCGGCATCGATGCCGGCCAGACGCTTGCCACCCTTGTAGTAACCCCAGAGCGAGCCCTTTTCGAGGCCGTGCACGGACGACCGCAAGCCGAGCTGGGAGCCGATGACCGCCGCGTGGCCGGAAGCGTCAGCCACCACGCGTGAGTCGATCTCGTACGGATCCGCCCCTGCGGTTCGCGCGCGAACGCCGACCGCACGACCGTCTTCGAACCGAACGCTTCTGACCGACGTACCGGTGCGGACCCCGACGCCGCTTCCTCGAGCGTTGTCCAGACACATCTCGTCGAACTCCGAGCGCTCGACCTGCCAGGTCCGTGCACCCTCACCGTCGATCGTCTCGGAGAAGTAGAAGGGGGTCGACCGCCTGCCATCCGCCGAGACGA harbors:
- a CDS encoding NAD(P)/FAD-dependent oxidoreductase; amino-acid sequence: MSDPYDVVIIGGGPAGTTLATLVQRRGYRCLILERATFPRYHIGESLIPATYGTLDRLGLLPKLRASSFPVKHSVRFVSADGRRSTPFYFSETIDGEGARTWQVERSEFDEMCLDNARGSGVGVRTGTSVRSVRFEDGRAVGVRARTAGADPYEIDSRVVADASGHAAVIGSQLGLRSSVHGLEKGSLWGYYKGGKRLAGIDAGETTIFTIPRGGWFWYIPLPNDIVSVGIVDDPRHLFTGESNREQSFLLESEACRPLQERLIQAERVGPIRGSRRLAYVNRQTCGDGWLMLGDARAFLDPIYSSGLYLALASAELAAGCVCEALAEGDCSVSRLDRFEPPLMAGVDVIWRLILAFYDTEFSFRAFLQRFPEQRGALINCLVGDVLDKDLSEFKNALAQMTVPPQAGLS